In Onychostoma macrolepis isolate SWU-2019 chromosome 17, ASM1243209v1, whole genome shotgun sequence, the DNA window GGGGTCTTGCGTGTAGGCTTGTCTGTTTCATGTGACACGAACGCATTAGATCGGATCGGGTGGGGGGTGGggttaatacttttattcagcacagATGTATTTACTTGATTTATTTAGGACACTAGACACATTTATAACCTTATAAAtgattgtatgtatttatacattttaatctaTATTTATTCTGCACTGTTATTTGTTCTACACTTCTACATCTACACTGATTTAGATGCATAGTCTATAGTAATTGTACAGTAAATTATAGGAGTGCCATGGGACTGTTGCATTATCCAGCCCTGTGTTGTTATGCAACAAAACAAACTGGTCTTTTTCTGAGTGTCTGATaggtacataataaatatgtgcttgtgttttttgTTATAGCTTTGGGCACATGATGAGCAAAGAGAAGAGGGAGAGTATTTCTAAAGAGGACTTGGCCCGAGCCACGCTCGTAACCATTACAAACAACATTGGCTCCATCGCACGCATGTGTGCAGTtaatgaggtgtgtgtgtgtgtgtgtgtgtgtgtttgtgagcgcGTGTCTGCGTGCAGTCAGCAGCAGCTGTGAGCGTCTGTCTGGCCACTCTGGGCTTCTCTACAGTGTTGCCTTGTAGCCTGGTGATCAAGCAGCATTGTACAGGGCTTTCAGGGTGTACAGAACATCATCAGAGCAGAAGCTCCCCATAATATGCAGAGAATACCTGATTTTATCACATTAGCTGCTATCTATGacaagatgatgatgatggcaaATGCTTTGAATTTTACTAAAAacaccaattaaaaaaaagcacCTCCTATAAAAAATCCATAAAATGAATTGCTTATGCTGGTACTCCCCCTGCTGGTGCTTCAGGAAACAACCTAATTTAGAATTATAAACGGACCCACATGAAATATATGCCTGCAGCAAGAATGTAGTACTCAGCACTCAGTTTAACTAATTAAATAGTGTTTAAATCTGTTCCACAGAATTGTGTAGATTATCTTCCAAAATGAGTGcggaaaatgtgaaaaacatcCACACATTCTATCTGGGCCTGGTCATGCTGAGTGATATTTCTGTTTTGTCCTGTAGAAAATCGAACGGGTTGTTTTTGTGGGGAACTTTCTGCGTATAAACACAGTGTCGACAAAGCTTCTTGCCTATGCTATGGATTTCTGGTCCAAGGGCCAGCTGAGGGCCCTTTTCCTGGAACATGAGGTAATTCTCTCTGTGtgttaataatttattgttgcgtttattttctcaatgaaattcactatatttaaaaagattgaggtcagtaaaatgtgttaatgtttttcattaaaaacatcccacaaagtctcttatgctcacccaggctgcatttatttcacttttctattttaatgcattttaaaatgtaatttatttgtgtgatgGCAAAGTAAAATTTTCAGTAATCATTATTCCAGTTCCCagtatcattctaatatgtcgatttagaaatattttttattattattattgttgaataaaaaaatactggacccaaacttttgaagtaGTGTATAACAGTGAAGATTCTCAGAATAATTGATCTTATATAGTGGTAGTTTAATGAAAACatgtatgtttatgtgtgtgtgtttcagggatACTTTGGAGCTGTCGGTGCTTTTCTAGAACTGCTGAAGTCGTCTGATGATGCATAAAGGAAAGAAACCATCATCTCTGATGATCCAGAAGCTGCTTTAAGACTTCCACACAGAAGCTCCAACAGGAAAACTGGAATACTGGGAACACTGGGAAATTTAAAAGAAGCCATTATAGTAATTAACCTGTAAATAACCCTTAAAATAAGAGTctaaatgatatttttatgagCAACTTAGTCTCCCTCAGACTGTTGACTGTAACCTTGTTGCTAATTTTTCTggttgtttatgttgttgttattcatTTTGCAATGTTTGTAAATATCATTGTGTATTAAACAGGGAGAGTTTATTGATGGCCAAAACCTGCTCTGTTAAAGTTTTGCTGTTCTTGTCATGCCCACCAGGTGAGAGCGTATCCACCGTTAACTGCTTTCTGTTTTTAGGCCTGGTTAAATGATGGACCTGTTGCGTTAAACTGCTGTTCAGACCCAAAATGATGTTTGACACACAATTCTAGTTAATTTTTAACCCTCAGGTGCTATGTTAAATATGTGCCGACTGACAGGGATCCTCGTAGTAAAGAAAAGACACTGGTCTGTATTACAGCATAGAGCAACCTTTTTCCAGTTGCCTCTCCTTTCGCTCTTCCTTTTCACTACAGTTAAGAGTTCTTCATGTGTTTATGCATGAAAGTAAACCGGAATAAGTTCACTCTTGGAATTATATCAGAATAGTTTAACTTTTTAAAGCTATATTTACGCTGATTCACATGAAGCCTTTACTTAAAAGGATACACAGAAAGCTCAGGGtgtcacttttatttttgaaagggAATTCTGTGGGACCAAGTGGCAAATTAGACAGGAACTTCAGATAGAAAGCTCCCCTAACGTCCCATATTTTTTACCTCTTTGTCCAGCGTTGCCTCTTTTTCATCCTGCCTTTTCCCATTCTTTTTCCTATTTAAACCAAAGCTACATCTGCCATCTTTTTCTGGATGCACACAGTTATATGCACATACCTCCTCTTTGGTTGCCTTCCTCTTATCTAGAATGGTACTAGAGTACTCGAAGTAGCCGTGTGATGAAAAAAACGAAAGATTAAGTCAGTATGACAGCAGTTACCCTCAACCCCCCAGTAttcaaatatcaaacatgtttagACAGTTCTAAGACTCAGCCATTGTGTTTCCATTGTAGTGCCAAAGTGAGACTGGGAGGAGTCAAACCAGACAGCCTGCCAATGCCAGCATTCCTGCTTTGCCAGGCCATGTACCACATTACTTCTCCCAAAAGTTGCCTAGCATTAGAGTATTTCTAAGATCCTATATTTCTAAGTCCAATATCatatgtcattaaaaataaaaacaccacTCCCTTACTAGTTAACTCTATTGTTCAATTCTCCTTGCTGTCTTTCTTGCCTTCTATGTGATTGATCTGTTCTTATGGCTCTGTGGCTGTTTTAagggtgtatttttatttttatttttatttattttttatttcaaatctgAATTAGATTTTGGGGACCTCACATGTCAACcacaatatttttctttttccagaaaaaaataataatttttgtttgtttgtttttatataaattttcttttctttttttcttaaaatgaaacaaaaaaaattgtgtggTTAAAAATGTTGTATACCTTTATAGTATATAATTATGGCTTTGGTTGGCCTtgtatattttgcattaaattatttaacagCATATTTTGGGTACAAAATCTGATGGTCATTATgtgatttgattttaattttgttattattattttgtttttgtcattagtttttttttatttatttttttaatgaaaattatccgGTTTTAAACCCCTCGTTCTAGATTAGGATGATCTTTTTGTTTGTATACCAAACAATATGAAGCTGAATGCTGTATGGATGATTAACATCGATGAAGATTGTACATTTATGGTATTGACAAATTGTTTTTGCCACACAATGTTAGTAAGATGCAAATACGAGCATGTTTTCAAGTGTTCAAGCCTGTGTAATTGCACTGCACAATTCTATGCTATACTTAAAGCTGTCATTCATTGTGCATTAGACTTGAATCCACAAAATACAGCTACGTGTTTTGCAAACAGTGGTATGGTTTGAAGTAACTTTTGTTGTGAAACCAGTAAGCAGCAAAACCAGCTGCCAGTTACAGCAGTTTTGTTTAGTAAAGAAACAACGCACAGACGTTGAGAAGGTGTATTAGTCTATATCATAGACGGTTGTACTAATACAAATCCTTAGAgatcattttaatgtatatgGTTCTCTTCCTCTGAAAGGTGACCTTTCACTCCTCTTGCTATGCAGTAAAGCCAGTTGCGCTGAATGTTGTTTGCTAAAAGCAGCTTGGTTGAGAGAGTTAGAAACTAGCTGCTCGTTTGCCACTTATAAAGAGTGAAAAGGGGCTTTTGACACATCATTGTTCTTTTTCTGTATCTGGGTGTTTTCTTTTAATTCCTactgacattttaaaacaaattatacttTGAGTTGCTTGTTTGATATCTTCTTTAATGGATACTTTGTGCTGTTCGATTGtacaaacatgtaaatatttttgtctttgtttttcacCTCTCAGATGACATTAAAGCCACACTGTGTTGAAATTTGTGGCTTTATTAAGAAAATATGAGAGATTTGATGTCTGTTTCACTGGGTTTAATTGGATACTATTATGCATAGATTTAAGAAAGgacattttaaagaataataaagtttaaaaaaaaaaattgtgttgggtttttgttttttcaattattgtcacccattttaaaatgcttacaCTTAACAATAAAAAGAAGTACACAGGTTTGTGCAAATCTTAAAACAtcgttttttggttttttttgtaCTATTTTGTCTTAACATGTTGATAATGCAAATGTAGAGTTAGGGCCTACATACTAAACTAAGCTGAACGTGAGAAAGGGAACCAGGACAAAAATATCAGGTACAATTGAGccattggtcccactttatattaggtggccttaactactatgtacttacatttaaattaatcatttggtacaatgcacttattgtgtacatacatatttttacattgtactaatattttttaaaatacatatatgtaattgtatctgtaattaatttctgtaattacatttataattacactgttgacccatcccttacaccttaacccacccttaaacctacccataccaccaaacctgtccctaaccttacccatatcccacctcaatagcagcagaggtgttttgcaatacaatttgaccacaataagtacattgtgcttattttttgatgtaagtacatagtagttaaggccacttaatataaagtgtgaccgaaccATTCATTACCTTCTAAAACCTTACTAGATAAATGCTTTTCTAAAGCAAATGAGTGGCTCACCTTGCCCCCAAGGGTAATATGCATGAGCAACCCGCTGTTCTCCTGTTATCTCCTGACTGGCCTTAATAAAGCTATAGCTTGAACCCTAAGAACTCAAAACAAAAGGTGGGGGCAGGGTCTTAAAAGTACATATTCTTTTTACGTATCAATATGTCTCGGTTTTGAATTTTCAAACACTTAAATAATCACAAAACTTAGTTTACAAGACATTTTGGGCTTGTATTTTCACCGACGATAAACAGTCGCGGACATAGGCTAAATTACCTTCGCCGAGGAGTACTTTTTAGGGTCATCATCGGACAAAGCTAAAACTAGTACTGATTTAGAtaggttttacattttaaatatgcctTAAGGAACTTCAGTGTagatataaaattatttgtaagtTGACAGCTAACTGTGGGCTACAGAGTTTGACCAAAAGAGAGCTTGGGTTGCTCGAGACGAACCTCAACAGCCTGTGTCCTGAAAACGTCCTATTGAAATTCTATTAAAATAGTCGACCCCCCTTAAAGTCATTGTATAACATGCACACAGGGTGGGGTGAGAGGGAAAACATGGCAAATATCCGACCCAGGACTGCAGTTAACGGTAGTTTAGACCGCTGACTTGAAAGCAAGTAAGAGGTCCCTTGTACTTCCACCCGTTGGCTGCTTGTTTTCCGTCCTGTTGATCTGTCCAAGCGCGCACGCCGCGCAGTGATGCAGAGCCATGTGCGCCAATGTGTACCACCACACTTTGGAGGAGAGCAGCGGTTGTTTTTGTTCCTCGTCTGCTCTAGATTCTGTACACTGGGAAGTATGTTTCAGAGTAAGTTTGATTCTCTTTGACCTCTTCAAACGTTCAgtcatgtgttttttgtttgtgtgttgtcCAGAAAACTCCCCAAGGGATTGTACACAACTGTTATGACTCTTCTCATCTgctaattcataattatttgtctagctaatgtttttaaagacagCACATTTTATGCTTGTACCTGCATTGATCCAGAAAGATGATTTTACATTCACTCTTCTGACCTCTCCTGGTTACAACTATTCAATGATTATTCAACTATTCAGCTGGTTGCAAGTATTCAATACTACATGTCTGTTTTTGGCTCTATGTTTATGAAGTGTTTATCACTTACAGGATATGCTATGCATAGTACATTCCTTTGGTTATtgatatatattagtatttcttgttattatcacTGTTgacaacagttgtgctgcttatttttgtggaaactggtacatttttcagaagtttttggtgaatagaaagttaaaaagaaacgcatttatttgaaatagaagtctATTGTAATATTGTAGTGTCTTTGCATTAATTgcttaaaaaatacattaacaaaacatcttactgactggtaaaaaaatctcatttttcAAGTTTCAGATGTACGGCGGTCTGTTGAGTCTTTAATTTGAAGACTGAAAGTCATCGCATAAATTCTGACTGGTTTAACGGACACAGATTGAGGTGACTCTATACCAATCAAGCCCACCACAAAGTTGTTTTTTCCATGTCTGATCATTTTTGCAGTAAAGTAATTGCTTTTGCCCCATGAAGTAGTTTTTGGCCCTCTCTCTTGGAATTAATGAAGACACACTGTGTTCCTTGCCTCCCTTTGGACCagactagtgtgtgtgtgtgtgtgtgtgtgtgtgtgtgtagtaacTTGGTCACACTCTGTATCATGGAGTGTTTATGTGGCAGACTCAGACAGGctctattttctttattttgctcTTACTCACTAACCATAGCATTCACACGttcatgagggtgagcaaatgatgacaagaATATTAATTTTCTGGCTGAAATATCCCTTTTATCTCAGAGACATAAGtgatacattttagtatttaatCAAAAGCACCACAATGTCATTTGAGGTAAGTTCACCATAaaaataagacttttttttcacACAGACTGATGTAGATTAGACTTACATTTTGAGAAGAAggctaaagttaaaa includes these proteins:
- the pank1a gene encoding pantothenate kinase 1a isoform X3, giving the protein MILERLGGGTFLGLCCLLTGCETFEEALEMASKGDSTNVDKLVKDIYGGDYQRFGLQGSAVASSFGHMMSKEKRESISKEDLARATLVTITNNIGSIARMCAVNEKIERVVFVGNFLRINTVSTKLLAYAMDFWSKGQLRALFLEHEGYFGAVGAFLELLKSSDDA